ttggcggcggcggtggttgATGCGAGGGTCATGGCGAGCCTCAGCGCCTCGGGATTGAGGAGCGTCTGGAGGCGGAGGAGGCTCGGTAGGTTGAGCTGGGGCGAGGTGAGGAGGGAGGAGAGGTCGAGCAAGTCGAGGCGCGGGGCGTGGGTGACCGGGTCGATCCCCATCTTGAGCAAGCGCTTGCGGATGTGGGTGTTCCAGTAGTTTTTGATCTCGTTGTCTGTTCTCCCGGGTAAACGTGCAGCTATGGCCGACCATCTGAACATATtcgtaaaattaatattagtaggGCTAAAATCggaaattttactatttctttaaaattttaatgctcCATTAGTCCAATTTAATGTGTCGCATTTTCTTATAGGCACATGAAATTGCaacattttatagtagtatgttttgggaaaattgTTAGAAAAATCGTGAAATTTGGACAAATTCTGGTCTATTCAGACTCTTGAAAAATTAGATgggaaaaagatgaaatttaacaaattgaaaagtgaaaatttgGTGAGAATCTTACTTGTTGCCAAGAACACTATGGAGTTGGATAAtggtttcttcttcctcaaatGAGAATCTTCCCCTCTTTATATCTGGCCTTAAGTAATTAGTCCATCGCAATCGACAACTCTTCCCACATCTTTGAAGACCTATAACATATATAGCTTATTAATCAAACCATATAAAAGGTTTCGGAGGGACAGAATTGCaagaatatagaaaaaattgatatgatctaaatatatataccagcatttttgggaagatttcTCCAATTTCCGGCGCCGTGGGCGTGGATGTATCGACTGAGCTTCTCGTCTTCTTCGGGCGTCCACGGTCCCTTTTTGAGGCCATTTTTGTCGCAGCAAGGTGTTCTTCCCATTGTTGATGAGTGATAAGTTAAGAGCAGTTGTAGCTAGAGAGAAGGAGATGATGTTTTGTAAGAGAAGTGAAATGTTGTTGTGGTTGAAAAGTGAGGACAAAGTGatcctatttatagagaaaaaaggaACAGTGTGTGAAACAGAATGAAGTCAATGTGATTGGCGCCGTCCCGGCCTGGTCTAAGCGTgtccctttctctctctctctcgtgtGCTGTCCGTAGCTGAtgaaacactttttttttttttttttttttttttttgtattgagCCGGTTTTAGTGTCTAGGTTTACATATTCATTAGTCAAgttacaagttttaatatttcGCAGTCGACGACCAATTCTGATATTCAGTGATGGTAGAGGTATGGTGGGGTTGCTCGATCCTACTGTAGATCGATGCAAATTGTATTAATTGACCCGATGATCCATATTTGCTGCGTCTTTGATCTCACAACAGTCGTTACTTCGCTCCAATCCTTCTCAtttctattactccctccgtccgcgaataggagttccaTTTGTttccggcacgggttttaagaaatgttaagaaaagtgagtggaagaaaGATCGTGAAAtaggggtctcacttgtatatattagttttaaatgatatatgagtggaatgagttagtggaatgtgaggtgtctttattatttatggtaattatgaactgGGACTCCAATTCACgaacggaccaaaatggaaaaacaggactcctattcacggacagagggagtacattattaGTATTTCGTCCGTTcctaataatttgtcaccatatTACctaacacgagttttaagaaatgtaatagaaagttagttgaaaaagtcaGTGACacgtgggtcctacctttatttattaattttataataaaatgtgaattagaataagttagtagaatgtgagtccactactaaaaatagtaagagTGAAAGGTGataatttttatggacgggcgaaattaaaaataggtgataaattttaaaggacgattattatttatttatttattatccaCTGCTAAATAATTGGTTCAAATATTCATAATCGATTTCCACATAATTTTTCTGTTGAATCAGAATTTAAATTTGTctcttcaattttgttttgatttcaatatttgtattttatcgAATTTATGGTATTctttgtattatatttaaccCACGAGTTTCGTGTTTTTGGATCTAATATTtgattaacaatttaatttgatattcttCGTAGTGTGTTTGTATGACGGAAGTCTATAGAAGAAATTGGACGGATGTCGATTTTAGCATttaatttttcccttttgcgTTTGACATATTTTCCATCTGATCAATTAATGatccttaattaattgatgCAAACCACACTAGCaattaatttctctttctttttcgtTTTCGTTTTCCTTTTCATCTAATCATATATTATCgactatatttaatttgatatctAATGATGGATAGTGCTAATACGACATGCAATCAAATaactaaacaaaatatgataacTTAATACTCATTCCACCCTACTCTaaataacacatttttattttcaggaCGTCCTATTATAAAtgatatatttctaaatatgaaaacatcatcctctctgctttttcactctcttactttataaataaataaagtaacaaacctatatttttatgtcacTAAAGGTACACaaaaatgttataataaattggattttcatttcatatttaaaaataaatagcatGAGTGTGTTCTCTTGATTATCCAAAGATGAAGATTATGAAGTCAAGGTAAAAATAAGTAGGGACAGGTGGCGACCATAAAGTGCATTTGACCTAAGCCATGAAGTCTTGAAAACAAGGGTGATTGGTTGGTATGGTTGTTAAATCCCCTACCCAATTATAAGTatatttgtctcatttttcatcAATTGCTTCCAAGCATGAAAATACTCTTCTTTACCTTTTTCtggaattattttgaaaatcttgTACCCCTTTTTAAGTAGACTAATAATCATGcacttttaattgaaatcCAACAAATAAGACCGCCATATTTTGTTTGAGAGTTATGtcttaaacaaattttttatgttgaagAAATGCCCAGAGCCAATAATTGACTAATAATAGAGTAACAATACAGAATATATATaaccaataataaaaaatcaatttagaactgaaccaacaaaataaataagttcaAATTAGAAGCAATGACAGTCCAGAACCTTTGTCCTGGCAGCAAAGCGTTTAGACATTATTGTATGAGGTGCCGAATTCGAACCCTTGACATCAACtaacgaaaaaaataaagggcAGCACTCATTTTCTATGTCacgcaacactaaaaaatcattGAATGTAGCGAACTTCGTATACACAGAAAGAACACTAAAATAAACACAACCCAAAAACTCCCAAAAAAACATAAGACAAACAACAAGTTTACCTACACACAAAAGATGATTTAGCACCCAAACAAAAGACTAAG
The nucleotide sequence above comes from Salvia hispanica cultivar TCC Black 2014 chromosome 5, UniMelb_Shisp_WGS_1.0, whole genome shotgun sequence. Encoded proteins:
- the LOC125188595 gene encoding transcription factor MYB41, producing the protein MGRTPCCDKNGLKKGPWTPEEDEKLSRYIHAHGAGNWRNLPKNAGLQRCGKSCRLRWTNYLRPDIKRGRFSFEEEETIIQLHSVLGNKWSAIAARLPGRTDNEIKNYWNTHIRKRLLKMGIDPVTHAPRLDLLDLSSLLTSPQLNLPSLLRLQTLLNPEALRLAMTLASTTAAANDSQLLNSHVQNQINQFENTFDQQIPPNIDDNSFQFQPMFQDNSMPGFGYQVPDQIGADFSENSSFQSTNTNTNTNSSNSNSNNNNFNMDSVSLSSASTLNNGGGEDERESFCSNLFKFEIPESWNIEDFM